Below is a genomic region from Rhodohalobacter sp. 614A.
GAAGACCGAATGACGGCCATCCCCGATGAATCTATCCAGTGGCACTTTATCGGAAATCTTCAGACCAATAAAATCAAATATATAGCGCACCGGGTAAACTGGATTCAATCGGTTCACAAGAAGAAAGCCCTCAAAGAGATTGAAAAACGTGCCGCACAGGAGAATCGGACGATAAACACCTTAATACAGGTAAATATCAGTGAGGAAGATCAAAAAAGTGGCTGCGCTCCCGAAGATCTTGAAAAAATTCTTCAATACGGCCAGTCTCTAAAACACACCAATGTTTGCGGATTGATGGGAATGGCGACATATACCGACGATCATGAAGTTGTCCGGCCCGAATTTAAACTTCTGAAACAGTTATCGGAAGAACATCAACATTTAAATGACGGAGCGGTAAACCTGCAGCATATTTCCATGGGAATGACCAATGATTTTGATGTAGCCATCGAAGAGGGAGCAACGATTGTTAGAATTGGTACAGCCATATTTGGCGAACGCAACTATTAAACGCGTCAAACGTAATAAATACATCTCTCTGACTTGCTATTTACAGATTTGATCGGTTACATATAATCGTGGGATTTTTATTAATTTATTTTACTGAAAGTAGCAGAGCGGGAATGGTTTTAGGTAACCTTATAACGTTTACTTCCAATTTCATTTAAATAGACCAAATTATGTCTGGCACTTTCATTGCGTTGATTATCCTTACAGCTATTATTGGCGGATACCTGATTGACTACCAAAAAAACAAGCTTAAATGGCAATCAACGAATACCAAACAGAACGAGGAAGTGGATGATCTTCGCAAACTGGTTCAACAGATGAAAAAAAGGATTGAAAACCTGGAAGCTATTGCCGCACAAAATCCGGATGATTTCAGAAATAACAATTCAAATCCGCGGGACTTTATCGAAATTGATGATGAAGAATCCGCCAAAAAAGAAAACCAGCAGAAAGTAGCTGATCACGTAAAAACTAAAGGGTAAGTACGAATGGAATTTATACAATTATTGGAACCTTGGATGATCCCAATTATAATAATGATTTGTGTAACCATTATTGTAGCCGTTTCTGTTATCGGGAATATTATCACCACGTCCATGAAAAGGAAGGATGGGAAGGACCTTTCGGAAAACAAAGAGTTTATAAATGCACTTCGTGAGTTCAAGGAAAATATAGATCAACGGGTTGCCAACCTCGAAGATGTTGTGCATGCCGAAAGAAAACGAAATGCTTCCCTGAAGGCTAATGAGGGAAAGAAAACGAACATGCAAAGTGCAATTGAGCTGGAACTTGATGAGGAAAAAACTCAAGAACAGGATGCCAATGAATCTTCAAAACTCAGAAACATGTTAAACCAATAGCGTTATGAGTCCTGATGAGTTAATTGGTATGTCCATCTTTTTTGGCAGCATTGTAGCCATAATTTTTATTTTTGTGGTGGGTAGCATTATCAAGACATGGCTCAATAAAGGTTCAACCAAAAATCTTTCTGAAAACAAGGAATTTCTGGATGCTCTTCGCGAATTCAAGGAAAATATGGAGAGAAGAATGTCGAACCTGGAAGAGATCGTTTCTGATGAACGATCCGTAACAGCATCTGGCAATCAGGAAAGAAAATCGCAGCGTACAATTGAGTTGGAATTTGAGGACGAACCTCAACCCGAAAAGAAAATTGAAGAGACTGCGAAACTTCGAAATATTTTAAATCAATAATGTAGGCCTATTATGAATGAAGAGGTATTTATTGTTGCCATCGTTTTTGGAAGCATCGTTTCAATCGTATTCCTTGGAATTATTGGAAGCATTATTAAA
It encodes:
- a CDS encoding phage shock protein B, which produces MSGTFIALIILTAIIGGYLIDYQKNKLKWQSTNTKQNEEVDDLRKLVQQMKKRIENLEAIAAQNPDDFRNNNSNPRDFIEIDDEESAKKENQQKVADHVKTKG
- a CDS encoding YggS family pyridoxal phosphate-dependent enzyme: MSESIHERYQNIKTRIADACKKADRDPSEIILIAVSKLKPDEDVIELLKDGQLHFGENRAKALEDRMTAIPDESIQWHFIGNLQTNKIKYIAHRVNWIQSVHKKKALKEIEKRAAQENRTINTLIQVNISEEDQKSGCAPEDLEKILQYGQSLKHTNVCGLMGMATYTDDHEVVRPEFKLLKQLSEEHQHLNDGAVNLQHISMGMTNDFDVAIEEGATIVRIGTAIFGERNY